The following proteins are encoded in a genomic region of Bernardetia sp. MNP-M8:
- a CDS encoding tetratricopeptide repeat protein: MKHFLLLFLFVLFPFYLYSQTKTIDSLSIELKKTNTEEEKIDLLNKIGWAYFMVDTEKYGEYAQKAYQKSLEINYTEGEIVSLSHLSWFYQLRGQIDKAFDYGIQSAKLLDSAKITTLQTRAWVYLVVGAIYDIQGQYDVAFPYYEKSLKLYKEDGDLLRASWVLQNLGAAYSDREEYKTSLDYNYQAKQIYEKLQDYSSIAMVCENIATDYMYLGNYDSAEYYVQKGLETIEIVKEKITKNSLLLIQTELYLLQNKNEQARDVLNQIAYFLENNYDINIALQYHRLATTYNEAVKEYEKALFHERQQQIYTDSINNLESQKDAARLQGNFEIERKVAQEKEEEEKKSQLLKEKIERQNMLIYTGITIILIVIIGFLYLLKTLNASENVLKAGLFFVLLLLFEFILLLLEPKIEVLSAGNILIKLIANLIIALPIVPLHSWLEKKLMIIFIGKSKQENKTE; this comes from the coding sequence ATGAAACATTTTTTATTATTATTTTTATTTGTTTTATTTCCGTTTTATTTATATAGTCAAACAAAAACAATAGATAGCCTTTCAATAGAGCTAAAAAAGACAAATACAGAAGAAGAAAAAATTGATTTACTCAATAAGATAGGTTGGGCTTATTTTATGGTTGATACAGAAAAGTATGGAGAGTATGCTCAAAAAGCCTATCAAAAATCTTTGGAAATAAATTACACAGAAGGAGAAATAGTTTCACTTTCTCATCTAAGCTGGTTTTATCAGTTACGAGGACAAATTGATAAAGCCTTTGATTATGGTATTCAATCTGCTAAATTATTAGATTCTGCCAAAATTACTACATTACAAACTCGTGCTTGGGTATATCTTGTGGTAGGTGCAATTTATGATATACAAGGACAATATGATGTTGCTTTCCCTTACTATGAAAAATCATTAAAACTGTATAAAGAAGATGGAGATTTGTTGAGAGCTTCTTGGGTTCTACAAAATTTGGGAGCTGCTTATAGTGACAGAGAAGAATATAAAACTTCTTTGGATTATAATTATCAAGCAAAACAAATCTATGAAAAACTACAAGATTATAGTAGCATTGCAATGGTATGTGAGAATATAGCAACAGATTACATGTATTTAGGAAATTACGATTCTGCTGAATACTATGTGCAAAAAGGCTTAGAAACAATAGAAATAGTAAAAGAAAAGATTACAAAAAATAGTCTCCTATTGATTCAAACTGAATTGTACTTACTACAAAATAAAAATGAGCAAGCAAGAGATGTATTAAATCAAATAGCTTATTTTTTAGAAAATAATTATGATATAAACATAGCCTTACAGTATCATAGATTAGCAACTACATACAATGAGGCAGTTAAAGAGTATGAAAAAGCATTATTTCACGAACGTCAGCAACAAATATATACAGACTCCATAAATAATTTAGAAAGTCAAAAGGATGCTGCTCGTTTACAGGGAAATTTTGAAATAGAAAGAAAAGTAGCCCAAGAGAAAGAAGAGGAAGAAAAGAAAAGCCAACTATTAAAGGAAAAAATAGAAAGACAAAATATGCTTATCTATACAGGAATAACAATTATTCTCATAGTAATTATTGGATTTTTATATCTTCTCAAAACATTAAATGCTTCTGAAAATGTGCTTAAAGCAGGTTTGTTTTTCGTTTTGTTACTTCTCTTTGAGTTTATTCTTCTTTTGTTAGAGCCAAAAATAGAAGTATTATCTGCAGGAAATATTCTAATAAAACTCATTGCAAACTTAATTATTGCACTTCCAATTGTACCTTTACACAGTTGGCTAGAAAAAAAGTTGATGATTATTTTTATTGGAAAAAGTAAACAAGAAAATAAAACAGAGTAA
- a CDS encoding SpoIIE family protein phosphatase translates to MSEKTTETVNALELKKIELDSLIDIIKSINGNIAEQDLYRTFMFTLRSYPYISKMTLYVLDEDTEVDANRNKWFNKESFGTLANYRDVLLPNEILDIHKVSATNEFNHLAPFNEFCFIIPIHHKDEVLAYLFLGRAYDNLLEEDLDLPFIQALSDIIIVAVENKKMARKQKVQEAFNRQLEIASEVQSLLLPKHLPNEEKFSVVASYYPHHNVGGDYYDYIQINENEFLLCVADVSGKGFPAAILMSNFQAALRTMARQTTDLKKIVEELNHLIIQNSGGGHFITAFFFLYNKSQKTAVYINAGHNAPILMLNAHQVQHLEEGTTILGTFDKLPFLSVANLNGLDDFLIFCYTDGFTETAAEDGEEFGEENLLEGVKENFDHSHQELHERLFDKLHLFKGNTPYPDDITLLSCRVKR, encoded by the coding sequence ATGTCAGAAAAAACTACTGAAACAGTAAACGCATTAGAACTCAAAAAAATTGAGTTGGATTCACTTATCGATATTATAAAGTCTATCAATGGAAATATTGCTGAACAGGATTTGTACCGTACCTTTATGTTTACACTCCGTTCTTATCCCTATATTTCGAAAATGACTTTGTATGTTTTGGATGAAGATACAGAAGTAGATGCAAATAGAAATAAGTGGTTTAATAAAGAAAGTTTTGGTACGCTGGCAAATTATAGAGATGTACTTTTGCCTAATGAAATTTTAGATATTCATAAAGTTTCAGCTACTAATGAATTTAATCATTTAGCTCCTTTTAATGAATTTTGCTTTATTATTCCAATTCATCATAAAGATGAGGTTTTGGCGTATCTTTTCTTAGGAAGAGCTTATGATAATTTATTAGAAGAAGATTTGGATTTGCCTTTTATTCAAGCACTCAGTGATATTATTATTGTTGCTGTGGAGAATAAAAAGATGGCTAGAAAACAAAAAGTGCAGGAAGCATTTAATCGTCAATTAGAAATTGCTAGTGAAGTACAATCATTACTTCTACCAAAGCATTTGCCTAATGAAGAAAAGTTTAGTGTGGTGGCAAGCTATTATCCTCACCACAATGTAGGAGGAGATTATTATGATTATATTCAAATTAATGAAAATGAATTTTTACTTTGTGTAGCTGATGTTTCTGGAAAAGGTTTTCCTGCTGCTATTCTGATGTCAAATTTTCAAGCAGCCCTTCGTACAATGGCACGTCAAACAACAGATTTGAAAAAAATTGTAGAAGAACTCAATCATTTAATTATTCAAAATTCAGGTGGTGGACATTTTATTACAGCTTTCTTTTTTCTATATAATAAGAGTCAAAAAACGGCAGTTTATATCAATGCTGGTCATAATGCACCTATTTTGATGCTCAATGCTCATCAAGTTCAGCACTTAGAAGAAGGAACAACCATTTTAGGTACATTTGACAAACTTCCTTTTCTTTCTGTGGCAAATCTAAATGGATTAGATGATTTTTTAATTTTCTGTTATACAGACGGATTTACTGAAACGGCAGCCGAAGATGGAGAAGAATTTGGAGAAGAGAATCTATTAGAAGGAGTAAAAGAAAATTTTGACCATTCGCATCAAGAGCTTCATGAACGCTTATTTGATAAACTTCATCTTTTTAAAGGAAATACTCCTTATCCTGATGATATTACTTTGCTTTCTTGTAGAGTGAAAAGGTAA